ATGCAGTACTGCGTGGACTAAGCCAAGAGCGCTCAACAGATTCATAAAACGGTGAACATTGTACTTTCCGAGGCAATCCAGAATGTAGGTACCCTGAGGTAGAGACAGCTTGCCGTCATCCAGCAACCGGTTAATCAGTGCGGTCTCGCTTGGCCCTTCAACCAGCAGAACATTTTGGGCAAAGAACATCCCAGCACGGTCAGGATTCAGCCACAAAAAGTATTTCACGGCCTCCATCTCAGGCTTGAGATCGTCGGTCTGCATGGTTTTTTGAACCTTTGGATACTTGGCGGCAACGTGTTGTATGGTGTGGTTGGCATCAACTATATTTTTCCAGTGCGTATCATCGATTTGAAATGTTGTTACGATCCCGTCAACTCTTCGTGTGCGGATGATTGCAGGAATACGACTGACATTCCTGCTCACAAAATGCGCGGAGTGGGTGGAACAGATAATCTGCCAATCTTCGATTTCACTCACTTTGATCAGGCTTCGGGAAAGGTCATTTTGTTGTGGTGGATGCAGAAACGCTTCCGGTTCTTCAAAAAGAACAAGATTGAGTGAAGGGGTAAAATCCTTCGCCTTTTTGGAAACCTTCTGTGGGACGTACTTTGCGCCGAGCTGAATCAGTGAATAGATGAAATGCCTCTGGAATCCTGAACCAAAATATTCAACGCCTTGCGGTTTCTCATGATGATTGTCCCGGATGTCCCACCCAAGCATCGACTTGATGATTTCCGCAGTAGAGGGTGTGGTGAATTTCAGGTTGAATTTGGTCTGCCACGGTGCAAGGAGAGAGTTTAAATCTTCCTCGAAGCTCGATAGAGACCGTTTGTCATCAGTTTCTATTGCCCGAACACTACCAGCAAAGGTGGTTACGCTATCCGTCAAGGATTTGTACGCTCCGCTACCCTCGACAACATCCGACATGATGTTGGTGATCAGATCGCGCAAAGCCGACGGTCCGCTAAGCTTGGTATGCTCATCGATTTTGCTGATAGCCGGAATATAGATCAGATCGCCAAATTTCCCGCTTTGTACGTTCTTCGCGCCATAAAACGGTTCGTTGGATAATGTGCCATCAGTCTTGTAACCAAGAATTGACCCGGCGGCATTCTTGCCATCGTGAAGCTTTTCGCCTGTCTGGAAGTACTTTCTTACTTTCAGGGTCTTCCCAGCGGTCTTGTACTCATCTTTCAGTGAGTCGTGTTCCTGGCCGCTAAGAGCGAATGAAAGCTCTGTCCATGACTCCTGGTCGGTTGCTCCCTTGAGCGGGAAGTCTCCGTCTTTCTTGAATTTGAACCCATCTTTTTCATAAAAAGCCCGGATGCAATCAATGATGGTACTTTTCCCGGCATTATTCGCACCGACCAGCAGCGCATAGGGCTGGAACGTCATGGACGCATCTATGATACCACGGAAGTTGTGTATTGAAATATGCATCAATTTCATACGGCAGCCTCCATCAGTTTCTCCGCATCCGGGACGCGCAGCTCACCAGAAATAAGTTTGGGAAGGAGGGTGTCGCGGATCATGCGTAATATCCCTCCATTTGTTTCCTAATAAACAATTCGAATTCTTCTGCGGGAATAATCGGTTCTATGGCATTTAAACGATTCCTATCAATAATGCTGTTTGCATCAATTGCGTTTTTAAGTTCATTCGAGCTGATCCAGCCGAGATTCCAAATATCCGCCGTTTCTCCGGCCACGAGTTGGCATAGAGGCTCATCGTATTTCATGTCTTGAAATTCAGGCTTAGATATGCGTTGTAGCCAAATTTGTAAATGTCCGGTGTTCGGGATTTTTGTAAATTTCCACTGGATTTTTTCGAGGACGCTTTTCTTGTCGGCGGTTTCAAGAAATGTAAGCAGTTTGCTCAATATGGCCGAGCAAACAGCATAGGTACGAGGATTCCGATATGCAATATCAACAACAATGCTGATTAGCGGTAATGGACGTTCATTTATCTTGTTAACACGCGAGAGTCGGTTATAATAATCCTGCAAGGCAACAGCTAAACTGCCCGCATTAGGAAATTCAAGAGCGTGGTCATGGATGATAAGAAGGTGCTTTTGCAGGCTCTTTTCGCTCTTTTTTCTGCTAAACCACGCGATTTTGTCGGCTTTGATCGACGTTCTGACTACATCATCATTTACTTTGGTCTTTAAGGGATTGAGCTTTAATCCAAGCGATATGGTGACCTCGGTCAGTAGTTTGACGATTAGCTCGCCATCTCGTGGGTTGTTGACAAAAATTCGATAGTCATCGCGATAACGAAGAATCAGATAGTCTTTAATTTTGGCAGACTGGATTTTTTGGAAAAGCTCAAGATCGGCATAACCAAGTACCATTTCGGCGATGAAATCCATCAGAACAGAGCCCTGCGGAATACCATTGGTCTGACCGTTGCGCA
Above is a genomic segment from Candidatus Brocadiaceae bacterium containing:
- a CDS encoding AAA family ATPase, whose protein sequence is MKLMHISIHNFRGIIDASMTFQPYALLVGANNAGKSTIIDCIRAFYEKDGFKFKKDGDFPLKGATDQESWTELSFALSGQEHDSLKDEYKTAGKTLKVRKYFQTGEKLHDGKNAAGSILGYKTDGTLSNEPFYGAKNVQSGKFGDLIYIPAISKIDEHTKLSGPSALRDLITNIMSDVVEGSGAYKSLTDSVTTFAGSVRAIETDDKRSLSSFEEDLNSLLAPWQTKFNLKFTTPSTAEIIKSMLGWDIRDNHHEKPQGVEYFGSGFQRHFIYSLIQLGAKYVPQKVSKKAKDFTPSLNLVLFEEPEAFLHPPQQNDLSRSLIKVSEIEDWQIICSTHSAHFVSRNVSRIPAIIRTRRVDGIVTTFQIDDTHWKNIVDANHTIQHVAAKYPKVQKTMQTDDLKPEMEAVKYFLWLNPDRAGMFFAQNVLLVEGPSETALINRLLDDGKLSLPQGTYILDCLGKYNVHRFMNLLSALGLVHAVLHDDDENKDKHQELNQLISDSKHADFTKSVVTLPKDLEAVLGVTPPGSSHRKPQHLLYCYATNQINEDKLKSFCSKVESCFATAGGGA
- a CDS encoding RNA-directed DNA polymerase is translated as MNDKLKQPAQDHSTETRRISILTLSHTKARDFLLKAESYCSVDLPPYFFFGDLIAKVHAQLDGKSLSDLCSKPRDLDDVNYTIMNNKDGKYAWRPLQLIHPALYVSLVHQITKDSNWKLIKERFNQFTESKNIRCLSLPVVSSSDKKDKAEQISHWWHEVEQRSIELALEYDCLLETDITDCYGAIYTHSIAWALHGKAEAKQNRNNKNLIGNQIDKHIQDMRNGQTNGIPQGSVLMDFIAEMVLGYADLELFQKIQSAKIKDYLILRYRDDYRIFVNNPRDGELIVKLLTEVTISLGLKLNPLKTKVNDDVVRTSIKADKIAWFSRKKSEKSLQKHLLIIHDHALEFPNAGSLAVALQDYYNRLSRVNKINERPLPLISIVVDIAYRNPRTYAVCSAILSKLLTFLETADKKSVLEKIQWKFTKIPNTGHLQIWLQRISKPEFQDMKYDEPLCQLVAGETADIWNLGWISSNELKNAIDANSIIDRNRLNAIEPIIPAEEFELFIRKQMEGYYA